One Anaerolineae bacterium genomic window, AAAGGGGTTCAAGTTGCCCTTTACCCCTCTTGTAGTCCTGAATGAGGATGAAATCTTAGGCATTATTGACAGGCTTCGTCTTTCCCTTCCCCAGGAAATAGAGGAAGCCAGGCACATAGTGGAAGAAAGGAACACGATCCTTGCTGGCGCTCAGGAAGAAGCTGAGAAAATCCTAAGCAGGGCCCGGGAAAGAGCCTTGGAGATCCTGAGCGAGCATGAGATTATAAAGAGGGCTGAAGCCAGAGCCAGGACCATTGAAGAAAAGGCTCTTAAAAGGGCTCAGGAACTCACCCAGAGTGCGGATCAATATGCTCTGGAAGTGCTTCAGGATCTGGAAGCAAAGCTTTTAGAGTTCCTGAAAGTAGTCCAGAACGGGATAAAAGAGCTCCGGAGCAAATGAGTTCTTGTTCCACTATAAACTTCGATAAAATTTCACATGATTGAATGCGGGGGCACATCCCCCAGGCCCCCTGCCAGGGGGCTTTCGCCCCCTGG contains:
- a CDS encoding ATPase, which produces MESLFLIDRLESLVQKGFKLPFTPLVVLNEDEILGIIDRLRLSLPQEIEEARHIVEERNTILAGAQEEAEKILSRARERALEILSEHEIIKRAEARARTIEEKALKRAQELTQSADQYALEVLQDLEAKLLEFLKVVQNGIKELRSK